From the Calditerrivibrio sp. genome, one window contains:
- a CDS encoding class I SAM-dependent methyltransferase: MSEFGSIYAKYYDLLYKDKDYEAEVEYVDSLIKRYNPTAKNILDLGCGTGRHAELLCRKGYHVHGVDASEDMIKIAKERQCQGSGSLKFTHSKIQNLNLSEKFDVIVALFHVLSYQTTNEDVLTFFKVASN; encoded by the coding sequence ATGAGCGAGTTTGGAAGCATATATGCTAAATACTATGACCTTTTGTACAAAGACAAGGACTACGAGGCAGAAGTAGAATACGTAGACAGTCTCATAAAAAGATATAACCCAACCGCTAAAAATATATTGGATTTAGGATGCGGCACAGGGAGACATGCGGAGCTTTTGTGCAGAAAAGGATATCATGTTCATGGAGTAGATGCAAGTGAGGATATGATTAAAATTGCAAAAGAAAGGCAGTGTCAAGGGAGTGGTTCATTAAAATTTACGCATTCAAAAATTCAAAATTTAAACCTAAGTGAGAAATTTGATGTTATAGTAGCTCTATTTCATGTGCTTAGCTATCAAACAACTAACGAAGACGTGTTGACATTTTTTAAGGTTGCATCAAATCA
- a CDS encoding DegT/DnrJ/EryC1/StrS family aminotransferase: MIPVNEPLFGEKEKEYLIRCIETGWIGSDGQFVKEFEEKFASYIGRKYGVAVSSGTAALEVAVKAVGISSEDEVIMPTFTIISCAQAIVKVGAKPVLVDADYRTFNMIVNDIEKKITEKTKAIMIVHIYGLPVDVEPVRNLAKKYGLLIIEDSAEAIGLEYKEKLCGSFGDVSVFSFYTNKHIATGEGGMILTDDEEIAEKCKYYRNLCFSKDPALRFVHEDIGWNYRMTNLQAAVGLAQIERISDIIQKKRWIGRKYNELLSDIPHIYLPVEKTDYAENIYWVYPIVIKDEYKKDAKEVMKALRQMGIDTRPFFYPMHKQPVFNRMGLFLGEHYPNSEKLYEKGFYIPSGIALTEEQILKVSEAMHEVFK, from the coding sequence TAAGGTGTATTGAAACAGGTTGGATAGGCAGTGATGGGCAATTTGTCAAGGAATTTGAGGAGAAATTTGCAAGCTATATAGGTAGGAAATACGGTGTAGCAGTCAGTAGTGGGACAGCTGCATTGGAAGTTGCTGTAAAAGCGGTAGGCATCTCGTCAGAAGACGAAGTCATCATGCCAACGTTCACTATTATTTCCTGTGCTCAAGCTATAGTAAAGGTAGGGGCAAAGCCTGTTTTAGTTGATGCAGATTATAGAACATTCAATATGATTGTGAATGATATTGAGAAGAAGATAACTGAGAAGACAAAGGCCATAATGATAGTTCATATATATGGATTACCCGTAGATGTAGAACCAGTAAGAAATTTGGCTAAAAAGTATGGTTTGTTAATAATAGAAGACTCTGCGGAGGCGATTGGCTTAGAATATAAGGAAAAGCTTTGTGGGAGCTTTGGAGATGTTTCGGTTTTTAGCTTTTATACGAATAAACACATAGCTACTGGTGAAGGAGGCATGATTTTGACGGACGATGAGGAAATTGCAGAGAAATGCAAGTATTATAGAAATCTGTGCTTCTCTAAAGATCCAGCACTTAGATTCGTGCATGAGGATATTGGATGGAATTATAGAATGACCAATTTACAAGCGGCTGTAGGTTTAGCACAAATTGAAAGAATTTCAGATATCATTCAGAAAAAGAGATGGATAGGCAGAAAATATAATGAACTCCTCTCGGACATACCTCACATTTATCTACCCGTAGAAAAAACAGATTATGCGGAAAACATATATTGGGTATATCCTATAGTGATAAAAGATGAATATAAGAAAGATGCTAAAGAAGTTATGAAAGCACTGAGGCAGATGGGGATAGACACAAGACCATTCTTTTACCCTATGCATAAACAGCCAGTTTTTAACAGGATGGGTTTATTTTTGGGAGAACATTATCCTAATTCAGAAAAACTTTATGAAAAAGGCTTCTACATACCGAGCGGTATTGCACTTACAGAAGAGCAGATTTTAAAAGTTTCGGAAGCCATGCATGAGGTGTTTAAATGA